Proteins encoded in a region of the Paucidesulfovibrio longus DSM 6739 genome:
- the murB gene encoding UDP-N-acetylmuramate dehydrogenase has product MSLQVRRPGPAMRDRTTLRLGGTTLAEVLLRADADLDHLPQLLATEGGRFLALGAGSNLLCSDEVLPLVLCTVGNQRAPEMEPGENCVLVRAGAGLKFPVLLGWTSRNGLSGLENLTGIPGSVGGAVAMNAGSYGTAMADVINRVRVWTPENGLNWVDAADCCFGYRRFSLGENMCAPEGFFLVWDVELRLQPSVPDKVRAAMRYTMARKRASQPVNAWSAGCVFKNSPEMSAGKLLDESGMRGKRLGDMSFSEMHANFLVNLGKGTASQALELLETGRTAVRDRFGIELETEVIVLP; this is encoded by the coding sequence ATGAGCCTTCAGGTCCGCAGACCAGGGCCCGCCATGCGGGACCGCACCACGCTTCGGCTTGGGGGAACGACCCTGGCCGAGGTGCTGCTGCGCGCCGACGCCGACCTGGACCACCTGCCGCAGTTGCTGGCCACGGAGGGCGGACGTTTTCTGGCGCTGGGCGCGGGCAGCAACCTGCTCTGCTCGGACGAGGTGCTTCCCCTCGTGCTCTGCACCGTGGGGAACCAGCGCGCCCCGGAAATGGAACCGGGCGAAAACTGCGTGCTCGTGCGGGCCGGAGCCGGACTCAAATTCCCCGTGCTCCTGGGCTGGACTTCGCGCAACGGCCTCTCCGGACTGGAAAACCTCACGGGCATTCCCGGCAGCGTGGGCGGCGCAGTGGCCATGAACGCCGGATCCTACGGCACGGCCATGGCCGACGTGATCAACCGGGTTCGCGTCTGGACGCCGGAAAACGGGCTGAACTGGGTTGACGCCGCGGACTGCTGCTTCGGCTACCGCCGTTTCTCCCTGGGAGAAAACATGTGCGCCCCGGAAGGATTCTTCCTGGTCTGGGACGTGGAACTGCGGCTCCAGCCCTCGGTGCCGGACAAGGTCAGGGCGGCCATGCGCTACACCATGGCCCGCAAGCGCGCCTCCCAGCCGGTGAACGCCTGGAGCGCGGGCTGCGTGTTCAAGAATTCGCCCGAAATGAGCGCCGGAAAGCTGCTCGACGAGTCGGGCATGCGCGGAAAGCGTCTCGGAGACATGTCCTTCTCCGAAATGCACGCCAATTTTCTCGTGAACCTGGGCAAGGGTACCGCTTCCCAGGCCCTGGAGCTTCTGGAGACGGGTCGAACCGCCGTGCGGGATCGGTTCGGCATTGAACTGGAAACGGAGGTCATCGTCCTGCCATGA
- the ftsW gene encoding putative lipid II flippase FtsW, protein MKNVRLAGSRQLPPTDYWLLIAVLLLAGIGLIMVLSSSGIMAERFFGDKYFFFKKQALFFLLGTFLMYACYRLPRVVFYDLTYFWLVVAVVLLGLCAFTPLGIKAGGAKRWMSLGVANIQPLEFAKFALVLYLAYFFARKQEKVRTLSVGMLPPFLVTGMLCILLLAQPDFGGAAFLASILFFMCLVGGTRLTYLLGSFTFMAWGGWLLIMQEPYRYKRWTAFLDPFKVARAEGYQLVQSLYAFGSGKLTGVGLGAGKQKLFFLPEAHNDFIMAVVGEELGFLGMSMIFLLVGFIIFRGLRIALLQEDLQDRFTAFGMILIITLGFLFNLAVVLGTVPPKGVPMPFMSYGGSSLIVSFMCVGVLLNLSRRGMA, encoded by the coding sequence ATGAAGAACGTACGCCTTGCGGGAAGCAGGCAGCTCCCTCCCACCGACTACTGGCTGCTCATCGCCGTGCTGCTCCTGGCCGGCATCGGCCTGATCATGGTCCTCTCCTCCAGCGGAATCATGGCCGAGCGCTTTTTCGGGGACAAATACTTCTTCTTCAAGAAGCAGGCCCTCTTCTTCCTGCTGGGCACGTTCCTGATGTACGCCTGCTACCGTCTGCCGCGCGTGGTCTTCTACGACCTGACCTATTTCTGGCTCGTGGTCGCCGTGGTCCTGCTGGGGCTTTGCGCCTTCACCCCCCTGGGCATCAAGGCGGGCGGGGCCAAGCGCTGGATGAGCCTGGGCGTGGCCAACATCCAGCCCCTGGAGTTCGCCAAGTTCGCGCTGGTGCTCTATCTGGCCTATTTCTTCGCCCGCAAGCAGGAAAAAGTCCGCACCCTGAGCGTGGGCATGCTGCCCCCGTTCCTGGTCACGGGCATGCTCTGCATCCTGCTCCTGGCGCAGCCCGACTTCGGCGGGGCCGCCTTCCTGGCCTCGATCCTCTTCTTCATGTGCCTCGTGGGCGGCACCCGGCTGACCTATCTGCTCGGCTCCTTCACCTTCATGGCCTGGGGCGGCTGGCTGCTGATCATGCAGGAGCCCTACCGCTACAAGCGCTGGACCGCGTTCCTGGACCCCTTCAAGGTCGCGCGGGCCGAGGGCTACCAGCTCGTGCAGTCCCTCTACGCCTTCGGTTCCGGCAAGCTCACGGGCGTCGGCCTGGGCGCGGGCAAGCAGAAGCTCTTCTTCCTGCCGGAAGCGCACAACGACTTCATCATGGCCGTGGTCGGCGAGGAACTCGGATTTCTGGGCATGTCCATGATCTTCCTGCTCGTGGGCTTCATCATCTTCCGGGGCCTGCGCATCGCCCTGCTCCAGGAAGACCTCCAGGACCGCTTCACCGCCTTCGGCATGATCCTGATCATCACCCTGGGCTTTCTCTTCAACCTCGCCGTGGTGCTCGGCACGGTGCCGCCCAAGGGCGTGCCCATGCCCTTCATGAGCTACGGCGGCTCCAGCCTGATCGTCTCCTTCATGTGCGTGGGCGTGCTCCTGAACCTCTCGCGGAGGGGCATGGCATGA
- the murG gene encoding undecaprenyldiphospho-muramoylpentapeptide beta-N-acetylglucosaminyltransferase yields the protein MKSLIVTTGGTGGHIFPALAVAAEVRERNADCRVLFAGGSGPEGALARKAGLEFVRLPARGVLGTGLRKLAAPFWLAGAVVKSLALLRRTKPEAVLGFGGYAGFCPVLAAGLTGIPAAIHEQNSVPGAANRTLRRFADEMYLSFEESREWFPADRCVVTGNPVRADIAAVGRRPRVRSRTLLVLGGSQGARAINDAVIEALPALGDADVSVLHQTGPSDLERVRAAYVAAGFDPDGPRFRVCGFIEDMASAYAEAGLVFCRSGASTVFEAAAAGRACVFVPFPHATHDHQTRNAQAMERAGAARVLPQDGLSGGTLAGTAVGLFNDEEKLDRMSEAARGFARPDAAAGIVDRLERLAAKNKGRQA from the coding sequence CTGAAGTCCCTGATCGTGACCACGGGCGGCACGGGAGGCCACATCTTCCCGGCTCTGGCCGTTGCCGCCGAGGTCCGCGAGCGCAATGCGGACTGCCGCGTGCTCTTCGCGGGCGGGAGCGGGCCGGAGGGCGCGCTGGCGCGCAAGGCCGGGCTGGAGTTCGTGCGCCTGCCCGCGCGCGGGGTGCTCGGCACGGGCCTGCGCAAGCTGGCCGCCCCGTTCTGGCTGGCCGGAGCAGTGGTCAAATCCCTGGCCCTGCTGCGCAGGACCAAGCCGGAAGCCGTGCTCGGCTTCGGCGGATACGCGGGCTTCTGCCCCGTGCTGGCCGCCGGGCTGACCGGCATCCCCGCCGCCATCCACGAGCAGAACTCCGTGCCCGGCGCAGCCAACCGGACCCTGCGCCGCTTCGCGGACGAGATGTATCTTTCCTTCGAGGAAAGCCGGGAATGGTTCCCGGCGGACCGCTGCGTGGTCACGGGCAATCCCGTGCGGGCGGACATCGCGGCCGTGGGCCGCAGGCCAAGGGTCCGCAGCCGGACCCTGCTCGTGCTCGGCGGAAGCCAGGGAGCGCGGGCCATCAACGACGCCGTGATCGAGGCCCTGCCCGCCCTCGGCGATGCGGACGTTTCCGTTCTGCACCAGACCGGGCCTTCGGACCTGGAGCGCGTGCGCGCGGCCTACGTCGCCGCCGGATTCGATCCGGACGGCCCGCGCTTCCGGGTCTGCGGATTCATAGAGGACATGGCCTCCGCCTACGCGGAAGCGGGATTGGTCTTTTGCCGTTCCGGCGCGAGCACGGTCTTCGAGGCCGCCGCGGCCGGACGCGCCTGCGTGTTCGTGCCCTTTCCGCACGCCACGCACGACCACCAGACCCGCAACGCCCAGGCCATGGAACGGGCGGGCGCGGCCAGGGTGCTGCCCCAGGACGGCCTCAGCGGCGGCACGCTTGCGGGCACGGCCGTGGGCCTTTTCAACGACGAAGAAAAACTCGACCGGATGTCCGAGGCCGCGCGCGGCTTCGCCAGACCGGACGCGGCCGCCGGGATCGTGGACCGTCTCGAACGGCTGGCCGCCAAGAATAAAGGAAGGCAGGCATGA
- the murC gene encoding UDP-N-acetylmuramate--L-alanine ligase, whose translation MTAAQGPNVNLAPTPSRHMMRSRVNHIHMVGIGGSGMNGIAEVLINMGFNVTGSDLAAGTAVRRLQRLGANIFIGHGANNVEGADVVVKSTAIPETNPEMIRARELNIPIIPRAEMLAELMRLQSGIAVAGTHGKTTTTSLLATIFTEANLDPTVIIGGRLNTYGANARLGEGEYLIAEADESDGSFLLLAPVISIVTNVDRDHMDHYADQQAIDDSFTEFMNAIPFYGMNVVCGDDPGVQRLLPRIKRPCLTYGLGGKNRLRGEIISAGLRSVFNVYLDEEFWGEVNLSHPGHHNILNALGSIGVSLEAGLAKDAILRGLANFGGVGRRFERKGERKGVLVVDDYGHHPAEIAATLNTAKACYPDRRLVVAFQPHRFSRTQALFGEFCKAFEKADLLLLTEIYPAGESPIPGVNGLSLAQGIRQVSATKVTFYENFEMLEQELPLLLSPGDLFLTLGAGSIWQVGENYLDAGEPAPEEGEE comes from the coding sequence ATGACAGCGGCGCAAGGCCCCAACGTGAATCTGGCCCCGACGCCCTCGCGGCACATGATGCGCAGCCGGGTCAACCATATCCACATGGTCGGCATCGGCGGCTCCGGCATGAACGGCATCGCCGAAGTGCTCATCAACATGGGCTTCAACGTCACCGGCTCGGACCTCGCTGCCGGGACTGCCGTGCGCAGGCTCCAGCGCCTGGGCGCGAACATCTTCATCGGCCACGGCGCGAACAACGTCGAGGGCGCGGACGTGGTCGTCAAGTCCACGGCCATTCCGGAAACCAATCCGGAAATGATCCGCGCGCGCGAGCTGAACATTCCGATCATTCCCCGCGCCGAAATGCTCGCGGAGCTGATGCGCCTCCAGTCCGGCATCGCCGTGGCAGGAACGCACGGCAAGACCACGACCACCTCCCTGCTGGCGACCATCTTCACCGAGGCGAACCTGGATCCCACCGTGATCATCGGCGGCAGGCTGAACACTTACGGCGCCAACGCGCGCCTGGGCGAGGGCGAATACCTCATCGCCGAGGCCGACGAATCCGACGGCTCCTTCCTGCTGCTCGCCCCGGTCATCTCCATCGTCACCAACGTGGACCGCGACCACATGGACCACTACGCGGACCAGCAGGCCATCGACGACTCCTTCACGGAGTTCATGAACGCCATCCCCTTCTACGGCATGAACGTGGTCTGCGGGGACGACCCCGGCGTGCAGCGTCTGCTGCCGCGCATCAAGCGCCCCTGCCTGACCTACGGCCTGGGCGGCAAGAACCGTCTGCGCGGCGAGATCATCAGCGCGGGCCTGCGCAGCGTCTTCAACGTCTACCTCGACGAAGAATTCTGGGGCGAGGTCAATCTTTCCCATCCCGGCCACCACAACATCCTCAACGCCCTGGGGTCCATCGGCGTGAGCCTGGAAGCGGGCCTGGCCAAGGACGCCATCCTGCGCGGGCTGGCCAATTTCGGCGGAGTCGGCCGCCGCTTCGAGCGCAAGGGCGAGCGCAAGGGCGTGCTCGTTGTGGACGACTACGGGCACCACCCGGCGGAAATCGCGGCCACCTTGAATACGGCCAAGGCCTGCTACCCGGACCGGCGGCTCGTGGTGGCCTTCCAGCCCCACCGCTTCTCGCGCACCCAGGCCCTGTTCGGCGAGTTCTGCAAGGCGTTCGAAAAGGCCGACCTGCTTCTGCTCACGGAAATCTACCCGGCGGGCGAATCGCCCATTCCCGGTGTGAACGGACTTTCCCTGGCCCAGGGCATCCGCCAGGTCAGCGCCACCAAGGTGACCTTCTACGAGAATTTCGAGATGCTCGAACAGGAGCTGCCGCTGCTGCTCTCGCCGGGCGACCTCTTCCTGACTCTCGGCGCCGGCAGCATCTGGCAGGTCGGCGAAAACTACCTCGACGCGGGCGAACCCGCCCCGGAGGAAGGAGAAGAGTGA
- the ftsA gene encoding cell division protein FtsA — translation MAKNDLVVGLDIGTTKICAVVGEPSDSGVDIIGIGKAPSTGLRRGVVVNIEQTVQCIKKALEEAELMAGCEIRSVYAGIAGSHIKGFNSHGVIAVKGGEVTQKDVERVIEAAKAVAIPLDREVIHTLPQEFIVDDQRGIADPLGMAGVRLETKVHIVTGAVTSAQNIIRSCHRAGLDVADIVLESLASSKAVLSDEEREIGVAIVDIGGGTTDLAIFSNDSIKHTSVLALGGNNLTNDIAFGLRTPMQAAEEIKIRHGCALADMIENDEFIEVPSVGGRESRAMSKRVLAEICEPRIEEILALVDQELIKSGFKKMIAAGVVLTGGTSMIEGMQDLADQIFDLPVRIGYPSGIGGLTDVVDSPKYATAVGLLKFGCEKERTGLERRSFGIRDEGTFNRILGRMRKWFTDIA, via the coding sequence ATGGCCAAAAACGACCTGGTCGTCGGACTGGACATCGGCACCACCAAGATTTGCGCGGTAGTCGGCGAGCCGAGCGACAGCGGCGTGGACATCATCGGCATCGGCAAGGCCCCGTCCACGGGGCTGCGTCGCGGCGTGGTGGTGAACATCGAGCAGACCGTGCAGTGCATCAAAAAGGCCCTGGAAGAGGCCGAGCTCATGGCCGGCTGCGAAATCCGCTCCGTGTACGCGGGCATCGCGGGCAGCCACATCAAGGGCTTCAACTCCCACGGGGTCATCGCCGTCAAGGGCGGCGAAGTCACCCAGAAGGACGTGGAGCGGGTCATCGAAGCGGCCAAGGCCGTGGCCATCCCGCTGGACCGCGAGGTCATCCACACCCTGCCCCAGGAGTTCATCGTGGACGACCAGCGCGGCATCGCCGACCCCCTGGGCATGGCGGGCGTGCGGCTGGAAACCAAGGTCCACATCGTCACCGGCGCGGTGACCTCGGCCCAGAACATCATCCGCTCCTGCCACCGGGCCGGGCTGGACGTCGCCGACATCGTGCTCGAGTCCCTGGCCTCGTCCAAGGCCGTGCTCTCGGACGAGGAGCGCGAGATCGGCGTGGCCATCGTGGACATCGGCGGCGGCACCACGGACCTGGCCATCTTCTCCAACGACTCCATCAAGCACACTTCGGTGCTGGCGCTGGGCGGGAACAACCTGACCAACGACATCGCCTTCGGTCTGCGCACGCCGATGCAGGCCGCCGAGGAGATCAAGATCCGGCACGGCTGCGCCCTGGCGGACATGATCGAGAACGACGAGTTCATCGAGGTGCCGAGCGTGGGCGGCCGCGAGAGCCGGGCCATGTCCAAGCGGGTGCTCGCGGAAATCTGCGAGCCGCGCATCGAGGAGATCCTGGCCCTGGTGGACCAGGAACTGATCAAATCCGGGTTCAAGAAGATGATCGCGGCGGGCGTGGTGCTCACGGGCGGCACGTCCATGATCGAGGGAATGCAGGATCTGGCCGACCAGATTTTCGACCTGCCGGTGCGCATCGGCTATCCGTCGGGCATCGGCGGGCTTACCGACGTGGTGGACAGCCCCAAGTACGCCACGGCAGTGGGCCTGCTCAAGTTCGGCTGCGAGAAGGAACGGACGGGCCTGGAACGCCGTTCCTTCGGCATCCGGGACGAAGGCACGTTCAACCGCATCCTGGGCAGGATGCGGAAGTGGTTTACGGACATCGCATAG
- the ftsZ gene encoding cell division protein FtsZ has product MEYFEIEHDTSAKIKVIGCGGGGGNAVNNMIQSALKGVEFIVCNTDNQDIEKSLADTKIHIGQKLTKGLGAGANPEVGRNAAMENIDEIRHALEGADMVFITAGMGGGTGTGAAPVVAEVARDLGALTVGVVTKPFFFEGKRRLGAAENGIQALSDVVDSIITIPNDRLLQLAAKKASFTEMLKKADEVLYFATKGIADLITVHGLINLDFADVKAVMSNSGLALMGTGFASGEGRAKEAARMAITSPLLEDVSIEGAKGVLMNITCSPDMLIEEAAEAANIISSEADEDAQIFFGTVFDPDAGDEMRITVIATGIEQAASKAERAQSKQSLTLVSGKQVAEPAAGNGKRRVHRSVLGQNRNVPAYLRYRDGGEDEIIEEAPKRVSRRAAMAGPGEEHFVFDQDELDIPAFIRKNSD; this is encoded by the coding sequence ATGGAATATTTTGAGATCGAGCACGACACGAGTGCCAAGATCAAGGTCATCGGCTGCGGCGGCGGCGGCGGAAACGCCGTGAACAACATGATCCAGTCCGCGCTCAAGGGCGTGGAGTTCATCGTCTGCAACACGGACAACCAGGACATTGAAAAAAGCCTGGCCGACACCAAGATCCACATCGGCCAGAAGCTGACCAAGGGGCTGGGCGCGGGCGCGAATCCCGAAGTGGGCCGCAACGCCGCCATGGAGAACATCGACGAGATCCGCCACGCCCTGGAAGGCGCGGACATGGTCTTCATCACCGCGGGCATGGGCGGCGGCACGGGCACGGGCGCGGCTCCGGTCGTGGCCGAGGTGGCCCGCGACCTGGGCGCCCTCACCGTGGGCGTGGTCACCAAGCCCTTCTTCTTCGAGGGCAAGCGCCGCCTGGGCGCCGCCGAAAACGGCATCCAGGCCCTCTCGGACGTGGTGGACTCCATCATCACCATTCCCAACGACCGCCTGCTCCAGCTCGCGGCCAAGAAGGCCTCGTTCACCGAAATGCTCAAGAAGGCGGACGAAGTGCTCTACTTCGCCACCAAGGGCATCGCGGACCTGATCACCGTGCACGGCCTGATCAACCTCGACTTCGCGGACGTCAAGGCCGTGATGTCCAATTCGGGCCTGGCCCTGATGGGCACCGGCTTCGCTTCCGGCGAGGGCCGCGCCAAGGAGGCCGCCCGCATGGCCATCACCTCCCCGCTGCTGGAGGACGTGTCCATCGAAGGCGCCAAGGGCGTGCTGATGAACATCACCTGCTCGCCGGACATGCTCATCGAGGAGGCCGCCGAGGCCGCCAACATCATCTCCAGCGAAGCGGACGAGGACGCCCAGATCTTCTTCGGCACGGTTTTCGACCCGGACGCCGGGGACGAGATGCGCATCACGGTCATCGCCACGGGCATCGAACAGGCCGCCAGCAAGGCCGAACGCGCCCAGTCCAAGCAGTCCCTGACCCTCGTCTCGGGCAAGCAGGTCGCCGAGCCCGCCGCGGGCAACGGCAAGCGCCGCGTGCACCGCTCCGTGCTGGGCCAGAACCGCAACGTTCCCGCCTACCTGCGCTACCGCGACGGCGGAGAGGACGAAATCATCGAGGAGGCTCCCAAGCGTGTTTCCCGCCGCGCGGCCATGGCCGGTCCGGGCGAGGAGCACTTCGTGTTCGACCAGGATGAGCTGGATATCCCGGCCTTCATCCGCAAGAACAGCGACTAG
- a CDS encoding radical SAM protein — MRTDRLYYGAREPAPRETGGRLPTALVVPMERPVALSTLGWQAVYRLLADDPGMAPERCFTLGRDGEPVTLESGSPLSGFPVLALSVNFEEDLLHLLRALKAAGVAPRREQRPDFPLVLVGGPLAFMNPAPLAPMADCFFVGEAEAGMADVFAKFREVWLAGGTKDAMLDAVAGMSGIYAPGRSKTPVRRVVASGPSLADPAYSCFTGSDAVFRDTLLLEANRGCPYACRFCAAGFIYRPPRQATLAELQDIVEQTDPPKVGLVGTALTDLPDLLPFLTWLRSRGTKFALSSIRADGVTEELLSFLRQCGIRTITLALEGPSRRLRQSASKKLDEADFLNAVVLCARHGVNHLKSYCILGWPGETDEDYEELGDFLGQIARTRDENIKRKKEFMRFTLGTSSLVPKPNTPFQWAPMATEEALENRQKMLRDIVKPLKGFRVESDKPFQARLQGLLARGDESLFDFVELAAENGGWKKALRLWDGDMSDWLDRERSFDDPLPWDVIDIGVTKAHLWEEWQRSKRFVASPGCPDHGCDGCRRCGMDEFLS; from the coding sequence ATGCGCACCGACCGCCTGTATTACGGCGCGAGGGAGCCGGCTCCCCGGGAAACCGGCGGACGCTTGCCCACGGCCCTGGTGGTGCCCATGGAACGGCCCGTGGCCCTTTCGACCCTGGGGTGGCAGGCGGTCTATCGCCTGCTGGCCGACGATCCGGGCATGGCTCCGGAGCGCTGCTTCACCCTTGGGCGCGACGGCGAACCCGTCACCCTGGAAAGCGGTTCGCCGCTCTCCGGCTTCCCTGTGCTGGCGCTGAGCGTGAACTTCGAGGAGGATCTCCTCCACCTCCTCAGGGCGCTCAAGGCTGCGGGCGTTGCTCCCCGAAGGGAGCAACGCCCCGATTTTCCCCTGGTCCTGGTGGGAGGGCCGCTGGCGTTCATGAACCCGGCGCCCCTCGCCCCCATGGCCGACTGCTTTTTCGTGGGCGAGGCCGAAGCGGGAATGGCCGATGTCTTCGCCAAATTCCGCGAAGTCTGGCTCGCGGGCGGCACCAAGGACGCCATGCTCGACGCCGTGGCGGGGATGTCCGGAATCTATGCGCCGGGACGGTCCAAGACGCCTGTCCGCCGCGTGGTGGCGTCCGGGCCGAGCCTTGCCGACCCCGCATACTCCTGCTTCACGGGAAGCGACGCGGTCTTCCGCGACACCCTGCTGCTGGAGGCCAACCGGGGCTGCCCCTACGCCTGCCGCTTTTGCGCCGCCGGGTTCATCTACCGCCCGCCCCGGCAGGCCACCCTGGCGGAACTCCAGGATATCGTGGAGCAGACCGACCCGCCCAAGGTCGGACTCGTGGGCACGGCCCTCACGGATCTCCCCGACCTGCTGCCCTTCCTCACCTGGCTGCGCAGCCGGGGAACCAAATTTGCCCTCTCCTCCATCCGCGCGGACGGCGTTACCGAAGAACTGCTCTCCTTTCTGCGCCAATGCGGCATTCGGACCATCACTCTGGCCCTGGAAGGCCCGAGCCGCCGCCTGCGCCAAAGCGCCAGCAAGAAACTCGACGAAGCGGACTTCCTGAACGCCGTGGTCCTCTGCGCACGGCATGGGGTCAACCATCTTAAAAGCTATTGCATTCTCGGCTGGCCGGGCGAAACGGACGAGGACTACGAGGAACTTGGGGATTTTCTCGGACAGATCGCCCGCACGCGCGACGAAAACATCAAGCGCAAGAAGGAATTCATGCGCTTCACCCTGGGCACGAGCAGCCTCGTGCCCAAGCCGAACACCCCTTTTCAATGGGCTCCCATGGCCACGGAAGAGGCATTGGAAAACCGCCAGAAGATGCTTCGGGACATCGTCAAGCCGCTGAAAGGATTTCGGGTTGAGTCGGACAAGCCCTTCCAGGCCCGGCTCCAGGGGCTGCTGGCCCGCGGGGACGAGAGCCTCTTCGATTTCGTGGAACTGGCAGCGGAGAACGGCGGTTGGAAAAAGGCCCTGCGCCTCTGGGACGGCGACATGTCCGACTGGTTGGATCGGGAGCGCAGCTTTGACGACCCCCTGCCCTGGGATGTCATTGACATCGGTGTGACCAAAGCCCATCTCTGGGAAGAATGGCAACGATCCAAGCGCTTTGTAGCTTCGCCCGGCTGCCCGGACCACGGATGCGACGGCTGCCGCCGCTGCGGCATGGACGAATTTCTTTCCTGA
- a CDS encoding cell division protein FtsQ/DivIB, with amino-acid sequence MSRINGPTYLKSGSRPLKQRSNRYRAPRSGGLSGPSSPLLRRGLLFLGGLGFLAALMAGLYFGYRWTTTTDAFALEEIRVEGNERLSYGDVLLAGKVRLGQNCLGLNVSRVEALLAKNPWVENVSVRRELPGRLIVNITEKKPAYWIRRGGILYYADESGELIVAVSPADFRSLPVLDVDSAAQPHIAEIPEMLETLRRGGLPLSSSALAWIRLSGAGQAEMFLDDANLTLTFALEDWKSELRLVRAVSMDLRRRGEMDGVRRITASGGKVWVGKAP; translated from the coding sequence ATGAGCCGGATCAACGGTCCGACCTACCTGAAGAGCGGGAGCCGCCCGCTCAAGCAGCGCTCAAACCGCTACCGCGCTCCGCGGAGCGGCGGACTCTCCGGTCCGTCCTCCCCGCTGCTGCGGCGCGGGCTGCTTTTCCTGGGCGGCCTCGGCTTTCTGGCAGCGCTCATGGCCGGGCTGTACTTCGGCTATCGCTGGACCACGACGACGGACGCCTTCGCCCTGGAGGAAATCCGCGTGGAGGGCAACGAACGCCTCTCCTACGGGGACGTGCTCCTGGCGGGCAAGGTCCGGCTCGGACAAAACTGCCTGGGCCTCAACGTCAGCCGCGTGGAAGCGCTGCTGGCCAAGAACCCCTGGGTGGAGAACGTCTCCGTGCGGCGCGAGCTGCCCGGCAGGCTGATCGTGAACATCACGGAAAAGAAGCCCGCGTACTGGATCCGCCGAGGCGGCATTCTCTACTACGCGGACGAAAGCGGGGAGCTGATCGTGGCTGTATCCCCGGCGGATTTCCGGTCCCTTCCGGTGCTGGACGTGGATTCCGCCGCTCAGCCGCACATTGCGGAGATCCCGGAGATGTTGGAAACGCTGCGGCGGGGGGGACTGCCCCTTTCGTCCTCGGCGCTGGCCTGGATACGGCTTTCCGGAGCCGGGCAGGCGGAGATGTTTCTGGACGACGCGAACCTGACCCTGACCTTCGCCCTGGAGGACTGGAAATCGGAGCTTCGCCTCGTGCGCGCCGTCAGCATGGACCTTCGGCGGCGCGGCGAAATGGACGGCGTACGGCGCATCACCGCCTCGGGCGGCAAGGTGTGGGTCGGGAAAGCGCCCTGA